A genomic segment from Montipora foliosa isolate CH-2021 chromosome 9, ASM3666993v2, whole genome shotgun sequence encodes:
- the LOC137971396 gene encoding uncharacterized protein: MVVGIQIPFTTFPHQNQVPPLTFHNQSEKVAIDREISEMLQKGAIQVVSPMNGEFLSSVFLVKKKDGGNRPVSNLKELNSYVTYQHFKMEGLYLLKHLVQTGDWMIKIDLKDAYFTVPETRSETDHLSRRHYCFRSDSGGHCEGQGLNPLAAPASRPGDQLRKISFTSCAVHGIPRFCHQFLRDETFLATRENVPTCPGLQRPDLRKKCLSENSLTNYWETDFNYASSSSSSPSLQAFTNASGEGLVRREGVQLSCAFKHGMPERSPVVDRSAVDMEWEVINLTSPRFDYYSRCILEGLGACVSGSSYQGTLDPGGILAAYKCPRTQGSSFCLEGFLQESKETSCPSPNGQQNSSCIPTKNGGNTVSGSSMDSPGAMGICSEEGNFPDGRILARRLAVKTFQGFEQLETESQSFSFNRPVMGPPNNRSLCGSHEYTTLELCELVPRPLCSGDRCLSDPLVEPEGLLLSPFLTDLSLPGKDKEGSGNNGFHSTNLACTGMVPSPVGDVLQASDSTSPAEGSITLSQPSATPSGSEGPPEISGLDGYRQNLLTGGISEDTANLLRSHSWWKGTAGAYNSAWKQWSSWSGQREADPFCSTVAFKADYLTELFKKGRIYHTVNIHRSAIFAFHRPIDGVMVGQHDLVCRVLNACFNARPPQPRYVVTWDIDKVLSYIHSLGDNSSLSNKFLTLKLSMLLALASAGRSSDLRALDIRYMSINENSISFELGQLTKSRRKGQPPIKLNFDRFDSDPLVCVVSTISCYLDRFKTWRAGVERPQLLLSYIRPHTEVVPCTIAGWLVELMKQSGIDTSEFRAHSTRGASTSKAKAKGLSCQEILAMANWKKESTFRRHYLREIACENSGSFQAVVLQEG, from the exons ATGGTGGTGGGAATTCAGATTCCTTTTACCACttttccacatcagaatcaagtCCCTCCTCTGACATTTCACAACCAGTCAGAAAAGGTTGCCATAGATCGAGAGATTTCGGAGATGCTCCAGAAAGGGGCAATTCAGGTGGTCTCTCCTATGAACGGGGAATTTCTAAGCTCAGTTTTCCTTGTCAAGAAGAAAGATGGGGGGAACAGACCTGTGAGCAACTTGAAAGAGTTGAATTCTTATGTAACCtaccaacatttcaaaatggagggTCTGTATTTACTGAAACATTTAGTTCAGACTGGGGACTGGATGATAAAAATCGATTTGAAAGATGCTTACTTTACTGTGCCA GAGACTAGGTCTGAGACTGATCATTTATCTCGACGACATTATTGTTTTCGATCAGACTCAGGAGGGCACTGTGAGGGACAGGGACTCAACCCTTTGGCTGCTCCAGCATCTAGGCCTGGAGATCAACtgagaaaaatcagttttacaTCCTGCGCAGTCCATGGAATACCTAGGTTTTGTCATCAGTTCCTTAGAGATGAAACTTTTCTTGCCACCAGGGAAAATGTCCCAACTTGTCCAGGATTGCAAAGACCTGATCTTAGAAAAAAGTGCCTCAGTGAGAACTCTCTCACAAATTATTGGGAAACTGACTTCAACTATGCAAGCAGTTCTTCCAGCTCCCCTTCATTACAGGCATTTACAAATGCTTCAGGTGAAGGGCTTGTTAGAAGGGAAGGAGTACAACTCAGTTGTGCCTTTAAACATGGAATGCCGGAACGATCTCCAGTGGTGGATCGATCAGCTGTCGATATGGAATGGGAGGTCATTAATCTCACCAGCCCCCGATTTGATTATTACAGCAGATGCATCCTTGAAGGGCTTGGGGCCTGTGTGTCAGGGAGTTCATACCAGGGGACTTTGGACCCAGGAGGAATCCTTGCTGCATATAAATGCCCTCGAACTCAAGGCAGCTCTTTTTGCCTTGAGGGCTTTCTCCAAGAGTCGAAGGAAACTTCATGTCCATCTCCGAATGGACAACAGAACAGCAGTTGCATACCTACTAAAAATGGGGGGAACACGGTCTCTGGTAGTAGTATGGATAGCCCAGGAGCTATGGGAATATGCTCTGAGGAAGGAAATTTCCCTGACGGCAGAATACTTGCCAGGAGATTGGCAGTCAAGACATTTCAGGGATTCGAGCAACTGGAAACTGAATCCCAAAGTTTTTCATTCAATAGACCAGTTATGGGGCCCCCTAACAATAGATCTCTTTGCGGATCGCATGAATACACAACTTTGGAATTATGTGAGTTGGTTCCTAGACCCCTTTGCTCAGGCGACAGATGCCTGTCAGATCCCTTGGTCGAACCTGAAGGGTTACTGCTTTCCCCCTTTCTCACTGATTTGTCGTTGCCTGGCAAAGATAAGGAAGGATCAGGGAACAATGGTTTTCATAGCACCAACCTGGCATGCACAGGCATGGTACCCAGTCCTGTTGGAGATGTCTTGCAGGCATCCGATTCTACTTCCCCCGCTGAGGGATCTATTACTCTTTCCCAACCATCAGCCACACCCTCTGGTTCTGAAGGGCCACCTGAAATTAGCGGCCTGGATGGTTACAGGCAAAACTTGCTTACAGGTGGAATTTCAGAAGACACTGCAAATTTGCTCCGCTCCCATTCGTGGTGGAAAGGGACTGCAGGGGCTTACAACAGCGCCTGGAAACAGTGGAGTAGCTGGAGTGGCCAACGGGAGGCTGATCCATTTTGCTCCACTGTGGCCTTTAAAGCTGACTACCTAACAGAGCTATTTAAAAAGGGTAGAATTTACCACACCGTAAATATTCACAGATCAGCGATTTTTGCATTTCATAGGCCTATTGATGGGGTTATGGTGGGGCAGCATGATCTAGTTTGTAGAGTCCTTAACGCTTGCTTTAATGCTAGGCCTCCACAACCTAGGTATGTGGTAACCTGGGACATTGACAAAGTTCTGAGCTATATTCATTCCCTCGGGGACAATTCTTCCCTCTCAAATAAATTCTTGACACTTAAGTTAAGTATGTTACTGGCTCTTGCCTCTGCTGGCAGATCCTCTGATCTAAGAGCCCTAGATATTCGATACATGTCTATAAATGAGAACTCAATTAGCTTTGAGCTTGGTCAACTCACCAAATCGAGGAGAAAAGGGCAACCTCCCATTAAACTGAATTTTGATAGGTTTGATAGTGACCCTCTGGTTTGTGTTGTTTCCACGATATCTTGTTATTTGGATCGATTTAAGACATGGCGTGCAGGGGTGGAAAGGCCCCAGTTGCTTTTGAGCTATATCAGACCACACACAGAAGTAGTCCCTTGCACAATTGCGGGGTGGCTTGTGGAATTAATGAAACAGTCAGGGATTGACACCTCTGAGTTTCGTGCTCATTCAACCAGAGGTGCATCTACCTCTAAGGCTAAAGCCAAAGGCCTCTCCTGTCAGGAGATTTTGGCTATGGCTAACTGGAAGAAAGAATCCACCTTTCGGAGACATTACCTGAGAGAGATCGCTTGTGAAAACTCAGGCTCCTTTCAGGCTGTTGTGCTCCAAGAAGGTTAG